A single genomic interval of Hevea brasiliensis isolate MT/VB/25A 57/8 chromosome 4, ASM3005281v1, whole genome shotgun sequence harbors:
- the LOC131179400 gene encoding BURP domain protein RD22-like yields the protein MPKALQDLLQPEFKNGISTSTGDGGSNENRYGTAYWPELRKSNKVFIPSKTTIFFLYDDLLPHKIMTLNFTKSNKTSNFLPRKIAETIPFSSNMLPQILKYFSIKPSSKEAQFAKRTIEDCEAPNIRGENKYCATTLESLVDFVITKFGKKVQALANEAEKENREQEYTILKGIKMIGDNQIVCHKQRYAYAVFYCHTINATKAYTIPLEGVDGSKAKAIAVCHADTSAWNPKHIAFQILKVKPGGPPVCHFLNCDTIVWVPN from the exons ATGCCCAAAGCTCTACAAGACCTTTTACAGCCtg AATTCAAGAATGGAATTTCAACCTCCACTGGGGATGGGGGATCTAACGAGAACAGGTATGGAACTGCATATTGGCCAGAATTGAGAAAATCTAATAAAGTTTTCATACCAAGTAAAACCACCATATTCTTCTTATATGATGATCTCCTTCCTCACAAAATCATGACCCTTAATTTtactaaatcaaacaaaacctccAATTTCTTGCCAAGAAAAATTGCTGAAACCATACCATTTTCAAGCAATATGTTACCACAAATTCtcaaatatttttcaataaaacCTTCGTCAAAGGAAGCTCAATTTGCAAAACGAACAATTGAAGACTGTGAGGCACCAAATATTAGGGGAGAAAATAAATATTGTGCTACCACTTTAGAATCACTAGTTGATTTTGTCATTACAAAGTTTGGGAAGAAAGTTCAGGCGCTTGCGAATGAGGCAGAAAAGGAGAATAGAGAACAGGAGTATACTATTTTAAAGGGAATAAAAATGATTGGAGATAATCAAATAGTGTGCCACAAGCAGAGATATGCATATGCTGTATTTTACTGTCATACAATCAATGCCACAAAGGCTTACACGATTCCACTGGAAGGCGTTGATGGCTCCAAAGCTAAAGCCATTGCAGTTTGCCACGCAGATACATCAGCTTGGAACCCCAAGCACATTGCCTTCCAGATCCTGAAGGTTAAGCCTGGAGGACCTCCAGTTTGTCACTTCCTTAATTGTGATACCATTGTTTGGGTACCCAACTAG